The proteins below are encoded in one region of Manis pentadactyla isolate mManPen7 chromosome 2, mManPen7.hap1, whole genome shotgun sequence:
- the SMIM3 gene encoding small integral membrane protein 3, whose translation MDAVSQVPMEVVLPKHILDIWVIVLIILATIVIMTSLLLCPATVVIIYRMRTHRVLSGAV comes from the coding sequence ATGGATGCTGTCAGCCAGGTCCCCATGGAAGTCGTGCTCCCCAAGCACATCCTGGATATCTGGGTCATTGTCCTCATCATCCTGGCCACCATTGTCATCATGACCTCCCTGTTGCTCTGCCCGGCCACTGTGGTCATCATCTATCGCATGCGGACTCACCGTGTCCTCAGCGGGGCTGTCTGA